A single Actinomadura algeriensis DNA region contains:
- a CDS encoding HAAS signaling domain-containing protein, with translation MSTDALTESYVQEVVRRVPADQRDDIAGELRATIADAVDAHEASDRAAAERAVLTEMGDPIRLAARYADRPLTLIGPDLYPTYVRVLTVLLGVALPAVTIVTMVLDVLDGAGIGAAIGTGVGTVLTVGAQMIAWLTLVFAGVERFGVRGAAQEWTPGDLPGPRRPDEGRRSAIVTIAFEALMLGLIVWQATAEPYRADGERMQVLDPDLWSGWMWPIVAGLVAVIAVNVVRVVRHDWTVPLAGWHAAAQALVTLPLAWVVYQQDILNPEFVAAVNGDDWTTPDSFYTAVTLIVLAIGVSDTYGAFRKALR, from the coding sequence ATGAGCACGGACGCGCTGACCGAGAGCTACGTCCAGGAGGTCGTGCGGCGCGTCCCCGCCGACCAGCGCGACGACATCGCCGGCGAACTGCGCGCCACCATCGCCGACGCGGTCGACGCGCACGAGGCGTCCGACCGCGCGGCCGCGGAGCGGGCCGTCCTCACCGAGATGGGCGACCCGATCCGGCTCGCCGCACGGTACGCGGACCGTCCGCTCACGCTCATCGGCCCCGATCTGTACCCGACGTACGTGCGGGTCCTCACGGTGCTGCTGGGCGTCGCGCTGCCCGCCGTGACGATCGTGACGATGGTGCTGGACGTCCTGGACGGCGCGGGCATCGGCGCGGCGATCGGGACCGGGGTCGGGACGGTCCTCACCGTCGGCGCCCAGATGATCGCGTGGCTCACGCTCGTGTTCGCCGGGGTGGAGCGGTTCGGGGTGCGCGGCGCCGCGCAGGAGTGGACGCCCGGCGACCTGCCGGGGCCGCGTCGTCCGGACGAGGGGCGCCGGTCGGCGATCGTGACCATCGCGTTCGAGGCGCTGATGCTCGGCCTGATCGTGTGGCAGGCGACCGCGGAGCCCTACCGCGCGGACGGCGAGCGCATGCAGGTCCTCGACCCGGACCTGTGGTCCGGGTGGATGTGGCCGATCGTCGCGGGCCTCGTCGCCGTCATCGCGGTGAACGTGGTGCGCGTCGTGCGGCACGACTGGACGGTTCCGCTCGCGGGCTGGCACGCCGCCGCGCAGGCGCTCGTCACGCTGCCCCTCGCGTGGGTCGTCTACCAGCAGGACATCCTCAACCCCGAGTTCGTGGCCGCCGTCAACGGCGACGACTGGACGACCCCCGACTCCTTCTACACCGCCGTAACGCTGATCGTGCTCGCCATCGGCGTGAGCGACACCTACGGCGCCTTCCGCAAGGCGCTCCGCTGA